A section of the Pygocentrus nattereri isolate fPygNat1 chromosome 18, fPygNat1.pri, whole genome shotgun sequence genome encodes:
- the LOC108433223 gene encoding trace amine-associated receptor 13c-like, protein MEDTDYRQNITVQYCFPDNNSSCRKELHTPTNLLILSLAVVDLLVGLIVMPVKIMEFIDSCWYLGKLGCTILLVINAVLVSVSLCNLVFIAVDRYIAVTDPLLYSTKITVCKMSMMIILGWSFCLLFVIMYFYFNDNLLPSQVSTRCYGECVVVIKLSWLIVDLVVFFLTPCSVILVLYSIIFNVARHQARAVRAVRNGASKKHGAKLSSSSETKAAKTLGIVVFVYLACWIPFYVTSLSVESVTSLWMVWTVLAWLLSINSSLNPLIYAIFYPWFRESAKYILSCRIFESSSSRFNLFPDHF, encoded by the exons ATGGAGGACACAGACTACAGGCAGAACATCACAGTTCAGTATTGCTTTCCTGATAACAACTCATCTTGCAGAAAGGAG CTCCACACTCCCACCAATctgctcatcctctctctggcTGTAGTGGATCTACTCGTGGGGCTGATTGTTATGCCTGTGAAAATAATGGAATTCATAGACTCTTGTTGGTATCTTGGAAAATTGGGATGCACTATTCTTTTGGTGATCAATGCCGTCTTAGTGTCAGTGTCGCTCTGTAACCTGGTTTTTATTGCAGTTGATCGCTACATCGCCGTCACTGACCCTCTGCTTTATTCCACAAAGAtcacagtgtgtaaaatgtctaTGATGATAATTCTGGGCTGGTCTTTCTGTCTGCTGTTTGTCATCATGTATTTTTACTTTAACGACAACCTCCTTCCATCTCAGGTCTCCACCAGATGCTATGGAGAGTGTGTAGTGGTTATAAAACTCTCCTGGTTGATTGTTGACCTTGTAGTTTTTTTCCTAACCCCTTGCTCTGTTATACTGGTCTTgtattcaatcatttttaatgtgGCCAGACATCAAGCTAGAGCTGTTAGAGCTGTGAGGAATGGAGCCTCAAAGAAACATGGAGCCAAACTTTCAAGCTCTTCTGAAACCAAAGCGGCGAAAACATTAGGAATCGTCGTTTTTGTTTATCTTGCTTGCTGGATACCGTTTTATGTAACTTCTCTGTCAGTTGAAAGTGTCACATCTTTGTGGATGGTGTGGACTGTGTTAGCATGGCTACTTTCCATTAACTCCTCTTTGAATCCACTGATTTATGCCATTTTTTATCCGTGGTTCAGAGAATCAGCCAAGTATATTTTATCGTGTAGAATATTTGAATCCTCATCTTCAAGGTTTAATTTGTTTCCAGATCATTTTTAA